Proteins encoded within one genomic window of Terriglobus sp. TAA 43:
- a CDS encoding sensor histidine kinase, translating to MSGITRTTDGYLWLGSQLGLFRFNGLRFEAYKPPPGVTFPSSSILNVLGTRDGGLWVSFSSFGAAYIKESKVQLFEAPDLKLHSFTEDLNGRVWATSLDHVRYFDGIAWREYVDPVLSGRRIWSLFCDRSGGLWGATDKGLIFLPRGKQSFHQVGPSRTVTQVGQSPDGELWMADWSGHIRTVFGTTGSGRLQPLDLGVSASFLFDRDGSIWGLTGGKGVVRQRLHNDGSHDIGDGAAPGVEWFASKDGLSDNFIANAIEDPEGSIWIATLRGLDRFRYSAFAPMEMNFPAKDFTLLASQQGGIWAGSSASAAISLLHIETAEAKGPRTRVASVCRDSKGIVWWGAQGGIWRQEGDRFSFYPQPKQLPIDFVWQVIPANETGGLWVRMGDVGLMHFKNGIWSGTEGFPGLPSTSPSAAFHENELRSWFGYRDNRVLSLDRGKVKVYTAEDGVDVGRVRTIQGNKGLVWIGGDVGLELLLRDRFIHIRATDATPIGQVNGIVEASDGSLWLNEIHGLLRISSADIKAVLNNPGHVVAPRKFDSLDGLPGAGQSSGSSTILEANDGRIWIATDGGIAWADFNRPHVNTFKPPVFVTGVHTNTENYSYDRNVKLAAGTTTVRFTYEAMSLSMPERVRFRYILHGVNDYWHDAVSSRDATYNNLSPGQYQFVVIASNSDGIWSPTSASIDFSILPLFYQTLWFRLLVLVVSVMLLWILFLVRLHQSNERIEAKLSERMMERDRIARELHDTLLQGFQMLVLRFQVIADTIAPENHLRSMMEDSLSRAEHSLQEGRDKVGALRSESEPGDDLAADLARFGHEATAESESKFRLTIEGGARPIHSVVYEDIQMIAREAITNASRHAGATIIECVIQFAPRHFLFVCRDNGCGISKDMLEGKGRRGHWGLIGMQERAANIGGSLRVTPVETGGTQVELRLKSGIAYASEIPPDPLHAV from the coding sequence ATGTCCGGCATCACAAGAACGACCGATGGCTATCTGTGGCTCGGAAGTCAGCTGGGTCTTTTTCGTTTCAACGGTCTGCGCTTTGAGGCCTATAAACCACCTCCTGGCGTGACCTTTCCTTCCTCCAGCATCCTGAACGTGCTCGGTACTCGGGATGGTGGTCTGTGGGTATCCTTTTCTTCTTTCGGTGCGGCGTACATAAAGGAGAGTAAGGTTCAACTCTTCGAGGCTCCCGATCTCAAATTGCACTCTTTTACCGAGGACCTTAACGGTCGAGTCTGGGCCACCAGCCTGGACCACGTCCGTTATTTTGACGGGATCGCATGGAGGGAATATGTCGATCCTGTACTGTCTGGGCGACGGATCTGGAGCCTCTTCTGCGACCGATCCGGAGGTTTATGGGGTGCCACCGATAAGGGCCTCATTTTTCTTCCTCGCGGGAAGCAGTCGTTCCATCAAGTCGGTCCATCCAGAACAGTGACGCAGGTTGGACAATCGCCGGATGGAGAGCTGTGGATGGCCGATTGGTCCGGCCACATTCGCACTGTTTTCGGCACTACCGGCTCGGGTCGTCTTCAACCCCTCGACCTCGGAGTGAGCGCGAGTTTTCTGTTCGATCGTGATGGAAGCATCTGGGGCTTAACCGGAGGCAAAGGCGTCGTGAGGCAGCGACTCCACAACGACGGTAGCCATGACATCGGTGACGGAGCTGCTCCCGGTGTGGAATGGTTCGCTTCGAAAGACGGCTTGAGCGACAACTTTATCGCCAATGCAATTGAAGATCCGGAAGGCAGCATTTGGATCGCTACACTCCGTGGTTTGGATAGGTTCCGATATAGCGCCTTTGCTCCGATGGAAATGAATTTTCCGGCGAAAGACTTTACTTTGCTGGCATCACAGCAAGGCGGCATATGGGCAGGGAGTAGTGCATCGGCTGCGATCTCTCTACTTCATATAGAGACTGCTGAAGCTAAGGGGCCGAGGACACGAGTTGCCAGCGTTTGCCGTGATTCAAAAGGTATTGTTTGGTGGGGCGCGCAAGGAGGTATCTGGAGACAGGAGGGAGATCGTTTTTCGTTCTATCCGCAACCGAAACAGTTGCCTATTGATTTTGTCTGGCAAGTGATCCCAGCGAATGAGACCGGCGGATTGTGGGTACGCATGGGAGACGTCGGCTTGATGCATTTCAAGAATGGCATTTGGTCGGGTACGGAAGGATTTCCAGGCTTACCCAGCACTTCGCCAAGCGCGGCTTTTCATGAGAACGAGTTGCGTTCCTGGTTCGGCTATCGGGATAACCGGGTTCTCTCGTTGGATCGAGGAAAAGTTAAGGTCTATACCGCGGAGGACGGCGTCGATGTGGGACGCGTTCGAACCATTCAAGGGAACAAAGGTCTGGTCTGGATCGGTGGGGATGTGGGACTAGAACTGCTGTTGAGAGATCGGTTTATCCACATTCGTGCAACCGATGCGACACCGATTGGACAAGTCAATGGAATCGTTGAAGCATCGGATGGATCGCTATGGCTCAACGAGATACACGGCCTATTGAGAATTTCCTCGGCTGACATCAAGGCAGTCTTAAACAATCCCGGTCATGTGGTCGCACCGCGTAAGTTTGATTCCTTGGATGGGTTGCCTGGTGCTGGCCAATCCTCGGGAAGCTCTACGATTCTGGAGGCAAACGACGGTAGAATCTGGATCGCAACAGACGGTGGCATTGCATGGGCCGATTTCAATCGCCCGCACGTGAATACATTTAAGCCTCCTGTGTTTGTCACGGGAGTCCACACAAATACTGAAAATTACTCGTACGACAGGAATGTGAAGCTCGCCGCCGGTACCACGACTGTGCGCTTTACGTACGAAGCGATGAGCCTTTCTATGCCGGAGCGAGTGCGATTCAGATACATCCTCCACGGCGTGAACGATTATTGGCATGATGCGGTATCTTCTCGCGATGCGACTTACAACAACCTGTCTCCTGGTCAGTATCAGTTTGTAGTTATCGCTAGCAATAGTGACGGAATCTGGAGCCCAACGAGCGCCTCTATCGATTTTTCGATCCTGCCGCTGTTCTATCAAACCTTATGGTTTCGGTTGCTTGTGCTGGTTGTCTCTGTCATGTTGCTGTGGATACTTTTCCTGGTACGTCTTCATCAATCAAACGAGCGGATCGAAGCGAAACTTAGCGAGCGCATGATGGAACGCGATCGCATCGCGCGCGAACTTCACGACACGCTCCTTCAAGGCTTCCAGATGCTCGTTCTCAGGTTTCAAGTAATCGCAGACACAATCGCGCCAGAAAATCATCTCAGAAGCATGATGGAGGATAGCCTGTCTCGTGCGGAACACTCATTGCAGGAAGGACGCGATAAGGTAGGTGCTCTCAGATCGGAAAGCGAGCCGGGAGATGACCTGGCAGCGGACCTTGCTCGTTTCGGCCACGAAGCGACCGCGGAAAGTGAGTCAAAGTTTCGCTTGACCATTGAGGGAGGGGCAAGGCCGATTCACTCTGTTGTGTATGAGGACATTCAGATGATTGCTCGTGAGGCAATCACGAACGCATCCCGGCATGCAGGAGCGACAATCATTGAATGTGTCATCCAGTTCGCTCCACGGCACTTCTTGTTCGTGTGCCGAGATAATGGCTGCGGCATTTCCAAAGATATGCTCGAAGGCAAGGGGCGGCGCGGGCACTGGGGTTTGATCGGAATGCAAGAGCGCGCGGCGAACATCGGAGGTTCTCTTCGAGTCACGCCAGTCGAAACTGGAGGCACTCAAGTTGAGCTGAGATTGAAATCTGGAATCGCGTATGCCTCGGAGATTCCACCTGATCCTCTCCATGCAGTTTGA
- a CDS encoding aldo/keto reductase produces the protein MGIRNYLLNGPLGFGGAPLGNMYRNISDSEAEATVDAAWNAGTRYFDTAPFYGAGLSEIRLGKALSKYKRSEYILSSKVGRIISNELEEGVQTFGEKGDLFKYGRKNKISYDYTEKGAMKSIEDSLKRMGVDHLDFVWIHDIARDFHGDNWIAQFETAHRGAMVALSKLRDQKVIKAWGLGVNNVEPCELTIEMEQIHPDAFLLAGRYSILDHKQALQRLMPACAAKKVDIVVGGPYSSGVLAGGTHFEYLPASPEILAKVQKIKQLCDTFNIPIKAAALHFSLSHPASAAVIPGASKPERIAEDHAALNTVVPDDFWHNLRKEELVSPDAPLPIDGK, from the coding sequence ATGGGCATCAGAAATTACTTGCTGAACGGGCCGCTAGGATTCGGAGGGGCACCCTTAGGAAACATGTATCGAAACATCAGTGACTCCGAAGCTGAAGCAACTGTCGATGCGGCATGGAATGCGGGGACGCGTTATTTCGATACCGCCCCCTTTTACGGGGCTGGTTTATCTGAGATTCGCTTAGGGAAAGCACTCTCGAAATATAAGCGGTCCGAATACATTCTTAGCTCGAAGGTTGGCCGCATTATTTCCAACGAACTCGAAGAGGGAGTCCAAACCTTTGGCGAGAAGGGCGATCTCTTCAAATATGGACGAAAGAACAAGATCTCCTACGACTACACCGAAAAAGGCGCAATGAAGTCGATCGAAGACAGCCTCAAACGTATGGGCGTGGATCATCTTGACTTCGTATGGATTCACGATATCGCTCGAGATTTTCACGGGGACAATTGGATCGCGCAGTTTGAGACGGCCCATCGCGGTGCCATGGTTGCGTTGAGCAAGTTACGCGATCAAAAAGTCATCAAAGCTTGGGGTCTTGGAGTGAACAACGTCGAACCCTGTGAGTTGACGATCGAAATGGAGCAAATCCATCCTGATGCATTTCTCTTGGCGGGTCGATATTCCATCCTCGATCATAAGCAGGCTCTTCAGCGCTTGATGCCCGCTTGCGCAGCAAAGAAAGTAGACATCGTTGTCGGTGGACCTTATTCGTCCGGTGTCCTTGCTGGTGGAACACACTTCGAATATCTTCCGGCATCTCCAGAGATCTTGGCCAAAGTCCAAAAGATCAAACAACTTTGCGACACATTCAATATCCCCATCAAGGCTGCGGCGTTGCACTTCTCTCTGAGTCATCCGGCATCCGCCGCAGTGATTCCAGGCGCAAGTAAACCGGAGCGAATTGCAGAAGATCACGCGGCCCTAAACACAGTGGTACCGGATGATTTCTGGCACAACCTTCGCAAAGAGGAACTGGTATCGCCAGACGCTCCCCTCCCCATCGACGGCAAATAA
- a CDS encoding SRPBCC family protein yields the protein MATAKATIDLKVPADEVWALIGGFDSLPDWLPYIPNSKVTDGGRVRHLNNPNGQTIVERLENYDLHARTYSYSIVQAPFPVTGYLATITVTPNDGDKGSRVEWSGHFTPKGVTDEEAHKLFQGIFSDGLKALASHYSAKQ from the coding sequence ATGGCTACAGCAAAAGCAACGATTGACCTCAAGGTACCGGCAGACGAAGTGTGGGCGCTGATAGGCGGCTTCGATTCGTTGCCGGATTGGCTTCCCTATATCCCCAACAGCAAAGTCACGGATGGAGGACGCGTCCGTCACCTAAACAATCCGAATGGCCAAACGATTGTAGAGCGGTTAGAGAACTACGACCTTCATGCAAGAACTTACAGCTATTCGATTGTGCAGGCGCCCTTCCCTGTTACGGGATATCTCGCGACCATCACAGTTACACCGAACGACGGCGACAAAGGATCGCGTGTGGAGTGGTCGGGACATTTCACGCCGAAGGGCGTTACCGATGAAGAGGCACACAAGCTCTTCCAAGGAATCTTTTCGGATGGCTTGAAAGCCTTGGCCTCTCACTATTCCGCCAAGCAATAG
- a CDS encoding response regulator transcription factor — MSSEAKIRVLCVDDHPLVHDGISFALQLRDDMELVGCASSGKEAIEAFRRLRPDVTLMDLQMKGMSGLDALEVIRNEFPNARIVILTTYRGDVHAARAISGGAVGYLLKSSLRTELVRTIKEVHKGLRRIIPEVSEILTERFQADDLTPREIEILRLVASGNSNRDAGRLLSISEETVKSHMKNVMAKLSANDRTHAVLIALSRGFLEIP, encoded by the coding sequence ATGTCGAGCGAAGCAAAAATTCGCGTTCTATGCGTTGACGATCATCCACTCGTTCATGATGGGATCTCTTTTGCGCTCCAGCTTCGTGATGACATGGAGCTTGTAGGGTGTGCCTCCAGTGGAAAAGAAGCAATTGAGGCGTTTAGAAGACTTCGACCCGATGTAACTCTCATGGACTTGCAGATGAAGGGGATGAGTGGGCTCGATGCTCTAGAAGTTATTCGGAACGAATTTCCCAACGCCAGGATCGTGATATTGACCACTTATCGCGGAGACGTGCATGCCGCGCGCGCCATCTCCGGGGGCGCAGTTGGATACCTTCTTAAAAGCTCACTTCGCACCGAACTCGTGCGGACGATTAAAGAAGTGCATAAAGGTCTACGCCGAATCATTCCAGAAGTCTCCGAAATTCTAACGGAGCGATTTCAAGCTGATGATCTCACCCCGCGCGAAATCGAAATACTACGACTGGTTGCCAGCGGCAATTCCAACAGAGATGCCGGGCGACTGCTTTCAATATCCGAAGAGACTGTCAAAAGCCATATGAAAAACGTGATGGCGAAGCTATCCGCGAATGATCGCACTCACGCAGTTTTGATTGCTCTAAGCCGGGGCTTCCTCGAAATACCCTGA
- a CDS encoding NAD-dependent formate dehydrogenase, protein MAKILCVLYDDPVNGYPTSYARDAVPEIKVYEDGQRAPTPKAIDFVPGHLLGSVTGGLGLRKFLEDQGHTFVVTSDKDGPDSVFEQELPDADIVISQPFWPAYLTPARFEKAKKLKLALTAGIGSDHVDLESAIKHGVTVAEVTGSNSISVAEHAVMMILALVRNYLPAHEWVEKGGWNIADCVERSYDLEGMHVGTVAAGRIGLAVLRRLKPFQTHLHYYQRHRLPEAVEKELGLTFHPTVEDMAEVCDIITINAPLHPGTLNMFNDAMLAKMKRGAYIVNTARAEICSRDGIVRNLQNGHLAGYAGDVWFPQPAPKDHPWRTMPYQGMTPHMSGTSLSAQVRYAAGTREILESWFEKRPLREEYVIVDGGKLAGTGAKAYTV, encoded by the coding sequence ATGGCTAAGATACTGTGCGTTCTATACGACGATCCGGTTAACGGTTATCCGACCTCATATGCCCGGGATGCAGTTCCGGAGATCAAGGTTTACGAAGATGGCCAAAGAGCCCCTACTCCCAAAGCTATCGATTTCGTTCCCGGACATCTTTTGGGAAGCGTAACCGGAGGGTTGGGGCTAAGGAAATTCCTTGAGGATCAAGGTCACACGTTTGTCGTGACTTCAGATAAAGACGGCCCGGATTCCGTTTTTGAGCAGGAACTGCCAGATGCAGACATCGTTATCTCTCAGCCTTTCTGGCCCGCGTACCTGACTCCAGCACGCTTCGAAAAGGCGAAGAAGCTGAAGCTCGCACTTACTGCTGGTATCGGATCAGATCATGTCGATCTAGAATCCGCAATCAAGCATGGCGTGACTGTGGCCGAGGTCACAGGATCGAACAGCATCAGCGTAGCCGAACATGCGGTGATGATGATTCTTGCACTCGTTCGTAACTACCTTCCCGCCCATGAGTGGGTAGAGAAAGGCGGATGGAACATCGCCGACTGTGTCGAACGTTCCTATGATCTCGAGGGCATGCATGTGGGTACAGTTGCAGCCGGGAGGATTGGTCTTGCAGTTCTTCGTCGGCTCAAACCTTTTCAGACTCATCTGCATTACTACCAGCGTCATCGTCTTCCCGAAGCTGTGGAGAAGGAACTTGGTCTTACATTTCATCCTACGGTGGAAGACATGGCCGAGGTTTGCGACATCATCACCATCAACGCGCCGCTTCATCCCGGAACGCTCAATATGTTCAACGATGCGATGCTCGCGAAGATGAAACGGGGCGCATACATCGTGAACACTGCACGAGCAGAGATCTGCAGCCGCGATGGCATTGTGCGGAATCTTCAAAATGGTCATCTTGCGGGATATGCCGGAGATGTATGGTTCCCACAACCCGCCCCGAAAGATCATCCTTGGCGAACCATGCCTTATCAGGGCATGACACCGCATATGTCGGGAACGTCGTTGTCGGCTCAGGTACGATACGCCGCAGGCACAAGAGAAATTCTTGAATCCTGGTTCGAAAAGCGGCCTCTTCGAGAAGAGTATGTGATTGTTGATGGCGGCAAACTCGCAGGAACTGGAGCCAAGGCCTATACCGTCTAA